The Candidatus Delongbacteria bacterium genome has a segment encoding these proteins:
- a CDS encoding DivIVA domain-containing protein, giving the protein MKYTSNDIRGATFSRRLRGADEAELRAFLDGVAGQLEQLEREFSASQARCAQLERELERYRSLDQGLRDTLLEVKTTSEGAREAARKEAELIVREAEFKAGQLLAGGREEQRRLRSDLETLRERRDSFTRRIRHLLEQQLELVDLLSQSEPSADAPADQEEHRAGPPSDL; this is encoded by the coding sequence ATGAAGTACACGTCGAACGACATCCGCGGGGCGACCTTCAGCCGCCGCCTGCGGGGCGCGGACGAGGCCGAGCTGCGGGCCTTCCTGGACGGCGTGGCCGGCCAGCTGGAGCAGCTGGAGCGCGAGTTCTCCGCCTCCCAGGCCCGCTGCGCCCAGCTGGAGCGCGAACTGGAGCGCTACCGCAGCCTGGACCAGGGGCTGCGTGACACATTGCTGGAGGTGAAGACCACCAGCGAAGGCGCCCGGGAGGCGGCCCGCAAGGAGGCCGAGCTGATCGTGCGCGAGGCCGAGTTCAAGGCCGGTCAATTGTTGGCCGGCGGCCGCGAGGAGCAGCGCCGCCTGCGCTCCGATCTGGAGACGCTGCGCGAGCGCCGGGACAGTTTCACGCGGCGGATCCGCCACCTGTTGGAGCAGCAGCTGGAACTGGTGGACTTGTTGTCGCAGAGCGAACCGTCGGCGGACGCGCCGGCCGACCAGGAGGAACACCGTGCCGGACCCCCGTCCGACCTTTGA
- a CDS encoding YggT family protein, with translation MDELITLAAQIYILIIIAAAIVSWIEVDRQHPLVQFLHKATEPVFQRIRELVPPINGLDLSPLFALLLVKLAEKLLNLLL, from the coding sequence ATGGACGAGCTGATCACCCTGGCGGCGCAGATCTACATCCTGATCATCATCGCGGCGGCCATCGTCAGTTGGATCGAGGTGGACCGGCAGCATCCGCTGGTCCAGTTCCTCCACAAGGCCACCGAGCCCGTGTTCCAGCGCATCCGCGAGCTGGTGCCGCCCATCAACGGGCTGGACCTCTCGCCGCTGTTCGCCCTGCTGCTGGTCAAGCTGGCCGAGAAACTGCTGAACCTGCTGCTCTAG
- a CDS encoding YggS family pyridoxal phosphate-dependent enzyme — MRTDAEHVATRLAAIQTRIEAARREAEPSVRADRVRVVAVTKYLDAEQMLELRAAGLELFGENRAQAALTKLEAFADQPAERRPLEWHFIGTLQGNKVRQVVGRFQLIHSVDRLELAEELSREAGRRGLVQPVLLQVNVSGEASKHGFTEAGLTELWPRLGRLPGLRLDGLMGMAAAEGDAGAEFRRLRRLRDRLDPERGRLRELSMGMSGDFEEAVREGASLVRIGTYLFSEEAGT, encoded by the coding sequence GTGCGCACAGACGCCGAACATGTCGCCACCCGGCTGGCGGCCATCCAGACCCGCATCGAAGCCGCCCGGCGGGAGGCGGAGCCCTCGGTGCGGGCCGACCGGGTGCGGGTGGTGGCGGTGACCAAGTACCTGGACGCCGAGCAGATGCTGGAGCTGCGGGCCGCCGGGTTGGAGCTGTTCGGCGAGAATCGCGCCCAGGCCGCGTTGACCAAGCTGGAGGCCTTCGCCGATCAGCCGGCGGAGCGGCGGCCGCTGGAGTGGCACTTCATCGGCACGCTGCAGGGCAACAAGGTGCGGCAGGTGGTGGGGCGCTTCCAGCTGATCCACAGCGTGGACCGGCTGGAACTGGCCGAGGAGCTGTCCCGGGAGGCCGGGAGGCGCGGACTGGTCCAGCCCGTGCTGCTGCAGGTAAACGTCTCCGGCGAGGCCAGCAAGCACGGCTTCACGGAGGCCGGGCTGACGGAGCTCTGGCCGCGGCTGGGCCGCCTGCCGGGCCTGCGCCTGGACGGCTTGATGGGCATGGCTGCGGCGGAGGGCGACGCGGGCGCGGAGTTCCGCCGCTTGCGCCGGTTGCGGGACCGGCTGGATCCGGAGCGCGGGCGGCTGCGCGAACTTTCGATGGGCATGAGCGGGGACTTTGAGGAGGCGGTCCGCGAGGGCGCCTCCCTGGTGCGCATCGGTACGTATCTCTTCAGCGAGGAAGCGGGGACCTGA
- a CDS encoding RsmB/NOP family class I SAM-dependent RNA methyltransferase has translation MKAPRPQYSGARFGRRPAPAPGREQKLAAWLRELAQSVERGQRPDLELSRLLRRDQPEPALRRRLVAASAAWFRWSSWLGAAADPLRDLARATRLEELAGGEDGPEAALRELEATAGEALSAAAHLPGWLRAGLPAGLDAEGLARAFLRPPSLWLRAVAEEQLREGLGDLAAGLEAHARLAGAWRLRTREDLYDTPGFRQGHFVLQDPASQAIGAVCQAQPGEHWLDLCAGAGGKSLQLAAAMAGKGLVHAFDIHLGRLEELKRRARRQGVFNLQTRAWDGHVLPALPRLDGVLVDAPCTNSGTLRRNPDLWRRRAPDLAGLAELQDSLLDQGARQLRPGGRLVYATCSVLEVENEARVAAFLARQPGFRPLDFENPLDGRPAPGRLRVSPLDGDQDGTFMAIFRKE, from the coding sequence GTGAAAGCGCCACGACCCCAGTACTCCGGCGCCCGCTTCGGGCGGCGCCCGGCCCCCGCGCCCGGCCGCGAGCAGAAGCTGGCGGCCTGGCTGCGCGAGTTGGCGCAGTCCGTCGAACGCGGCCAGCGACCCGACCTGGAGCTCTCGCGCCTGCTGCGGCGCGACCAGCCCGAACCGGCCCTGCGCCGCCGGCTGGTGGCGGCCTCGGCGGCCTGGTTCCGCTGGTCGTCCTGGCTGGGAGCCGCGGCGGATCCCCTGCGCGATCTGGCGCGCGCCACGCGGCTGGAGGAGCTGGCGGGTGGGGAGGACGGACCGGAGGCCGCGCTGCGGGAACTGGAGGCGACGGCCGGCGAAGCGCTGAGCGCGGCCGCCCACCTGCCCGGCTGGCTGCGCGCGGGCTTGCCCGCCGGACTGGACGCCGAGGGCCTGGCGCGGGCCTTCCTGCGTCCGCCCTCGCTCTGGTTGCGGGCTGTCGCTGAGGAGCAATTGCGCGAGGGGCTGGGCGATCTGGCTGCCGGACTGGAGGCGCACGCCCGGCTGGCCGGCGCTTGGCGGCTCCGGACGCGCGAGGACCTCTACGACACGCCGGGCTTCCGGCAGGGCCACTTCGTGTTGCAGGACCCGGCCAGTCAGGCCATCGGGGCCGTCTGCCAGGCGCAACCGGGCGAGCACTGGCTGGACCTCTGCGCCGGCGCGGGCGGCAAGAGCCTGCAGCTGGCGGCCGCCATGGCGGGCAAGGGGCTGGTGCACGCCTTCGACATACACCTGGGCCGGCTGGAGGAATTGAAGCGCCGCGCCCGCCGTCAGGGCGTCTTCAACCTGCAGACCCGGGCCTGGGACGGCCACGTCCTGCCCGCGCTGCCCCGGCTGGACGGCGTGCTGGTGGACGCGCCCTGCACCAACAGCGGCACGCTGCGCCGCAACCCCGACCTCTGGCGGCGCCGGGCCCCGGACCTGGCCGGCCTGGCCGAGCTGCAGGACAGCCTGCTGGATCAGGGCGCGCGCCAGCTGCGGCCCGGCGGCCGGCTGGTCTACGCCACCTGCAGCGTGCTGGAAGTGGAGAACGAGGCGCGGGTGGCGGCCTTTCTTGCGCGGCAGCCCGGGTTCCGCCCGCTGGACTTCGAGAATCCGCTGGACGGCCGGCCGGCGCCGGGCCGGCTGCGGGTCAGCCCGCTGGACGGCGACCAGGACGGCACCTTCATGGCGATCTTCCGCAAGGAGTGA